A region of Labeo rohita strain BAU-BD-2019 chromosome 2, IGBB_LRoh.1.0, whole genome shotgun sequence DNA encodes the following proteins:
- the lamc2 gene encoding laminin subunit gamma-2, translating into MELAGRPMKRALQKSMREETNAWMTVSASLVLMKGRSWAIRPSAVCSCHGKAQYCRADQLGLYCVNCQGNTEGRHCESCKEGFFHQRAGDNCAPCNCNTAGSQGPLCNSEGRCACKQGVYGDKCDRCEDGSPVTASGCEPLRLSCRSRISGRLTYNQKECLPCFCNGHSSVCSSAEGFSVYNITSTFENGPEGWKAATAQGVNPSQVQFRWSPTHKDLEVISKEILPVYLFAPASYLGNQALSYGQTLSFSLRLDRGIRRPSTSDVILEGAGLRVAASLGDLRTVVSCGKKITYTFKLDEQPGSKWKPQLSSTEFQRLLSNLTAIKIRGTFGENGRGYLDDVSLVSAKLGPGTPAVWVEQCRCPAGYDGLFCERCATGYKRRFPGQGPQSPCDPCSCQGGTCDPETGGCYSADEIPNLQMCPKGYYVNRQQSSSCQKCPCPEGEACYVIPGTQEVMCTRCPRGTTGSRCEICDDGFYGDPMGEYGPPKQCQPCQCHGHMDQNAVGNCDRRTGECLKCLDHSTGPKCENCEDGYYHSYPTEPCQACNCNRQGSVSNSCNGKGQCKCKEGYDGLKCDKSTCPSCFNPVKSKIEVYARQLQEMEDLFEGIGGENAPVNDAQMEQAIKAAEVMVQNLEFRANKLTDTEKQLQDKLASISRSQLREDRKMETLLTTVDGIKNKDQQYRTEVSEIRNLISDIRLKLQQAKWDIQQAEFPSGDAVPGADTLSDLVQRAANLAEQHQGEAVTVETIAANSLAESEKAVDLIRGVISRENKVKDELRDLKRQYEADVTKVLNMDNKAIQLTDAAVKESEVAQNALKQLSDLEKKLPKPLKKDIAGVLSKFDGLKGMVEGNLSQYQDFQQYMLSEQKETDDLFNKAKGFQQVQDKLLARANAAEAIKNKSLEIFANNKDSLDKTLETLKGFDDQISSSKDLADAAIRKLPAINATIQKAAADNIKTQDILDAMSTHYRDAQETIDSLTSTANKLEGMTNALPPSLDILEAATKLKEDVDGLKTGTTVTRDKMNEEKNKAKAQLTQAKNAILASTGALENAKNARDAVNDTLKTITDIMSSLGGTVPGIVDDTRLAELEDAVTKSRSRVEKELRPRLRDLEQKEAQQRATIAGMINDIDTILADIANLEEIRKSIPNGCYNIPPIERP; encoded by the exons CCTCCGCTGTCTGTTCATGTCATGGTAAGGCACAGTACTGCAGAGCAGATCAGCTGGGACTCTACTGTGTAAACTGCCAGGGAAACACTGAAGGGCGGCACTGTGAAAGCTGTAAGGAAGGATTCTTCCACCAGAGGGCAGGAGACAATTGTGCGCCTTGCAACTGCAACACTGCAG GTTCTCAAGGGCCACTCTGTAACAGTGAGGGACGGTGTGCTTGCAAACAAGGAGTTTATGGAGACAAGTGTGACCGCTGTGAAGATGGCTCTCCAGTCACTGCCAGTGGATGTGAGCCTTTGAG GCTAAGCTGTCGGTCACGTATCAGTGGCCGTCTCACGTATAATCAAAAGGAGTGCCTGCCCTGCTTTTGCAATGGACATTCAAGTGTGTGCTCCTCAGCTGAAGGATTTTCCGTTTACAACATCACTTCGACTTTTGAAAATG GACCTGAGGGTTGGAAAGCCGCAACTGCTCAAGGGGTGAATCCTTCACAAGTGCAATTTAGGTGGTCGCCCACTCACAAAGATCTTGAGGTCATCTCTAAGGAGATCCTTCCTGTTTATCTGTTTGCTCCAG catcttacctgggcaaTCAGGCTTTGAGCTACGGTCAGACGCTTAGCTTCTCTCTGCGTCTGGACAGAGGTATCCGTCGTCCTTCCACCTCTGATGTTATCCTAGAAGGAGCAGGTCTTAGAGTGGCTGCTTCGCTAGGAGACTTGAGGACTGTGGTTTCCTGTGGCAAGAAAATCACCTACACATTCAA ACTGGACGAACAGCCTGGCAGCAAATGGAAACCACAGCTCTCATCCACAGAATTTCAAAGACTTTTGAGCAACCTTACAGCCATCAAAATAAGAGGAACATTTGGTGAAAACG GACGTGGTTATCTGGATGATGTCTCTCTGGTGTCAGCCAAACTGGGTCCCGGCACCCCTGCTGTCTGGGTAGAACAGTGCAGATGCCCTGCTGGTTATGATGGACTGTTTTGTGAACGCTGTGCCACAGGATACAAGAGACGTTTCCCCGGTCAAGGTCCCCAAAGCCCTTGTGATCCCTGCTCCTGTCAGGGTGGAACTTGTGATCCAGAAACAG GAGGCTGTTACTCAGCTGATGAGATACCAAATCTGCAGATGTGCCCTAAAGGTTATTATGTCAACCGCCAACAGTCCAGCTCCTGCCAGAAGTGTCCTTGTCCCGAGGGTGAGGCTTGCTATGTTATTCCTGGAACCCAGGAGGTGATGTGCACTCGCTGTCCCCGGGGGACTACAG gctcCCGTTGTGAAATCTGTGATGATGGTTTCTATGGAGACCCTATGGGAGAGTATGGCCCTCCCAAACAGTGTCAGCCTTGCCAATGTCATGGCCACATGGATCAGAACGCTGTCGGCAACTGTGACCGCCGAACAGGGGAGTGTCTTAAGTGCCTGGATCACAGCACTGGCCCCAAGTGTGAGAACTGTGAAGATGGATACTACCACAGTTACCCCACAGAGCCATGTCAGG CTTGTAACTGTAACCGACAGGGTTCTGTGTCAAATTCATGCAACGGTAAAGGACAGTGCAAGTGTAAGGAGGGTTACGACGGACTTAAGTGTGACAAATCAACATGTCCTTCCTGCTTTAACCCAGTCAAGAGCAAG ATAGAGGTTTATGCAAGGCAGCTGCAAGAAATGGAAGATTTATTTGAAGGAATAGGAGGTGAAAATGCTCCAGTCAACGATGCTCAGATGGAACAAGCTATTAAGGCCGCAGAGGTCATGGTGCAAAATCTGGAATTTAGAGCAAATAAACTCACAG ATACAGAGAAACAGCTTCAAGATAAACTGGCAAGCATTAGCCGATCCCAGCTGAGAGAGGACAGAAAAATGGAGACTTTGTTGACAACAGTGGATGGGATCAAAAACAAGGATCAGCAGTACAGAACGGAAGTTTCAGAAATCCGTAATCTCATCAGTGACATCAGGTTAAAACTGCAACAGGCAAAATGGGACATCCAACAGGCT GAGTTTCCCTCAGGTGATGCGGTGCCAGGCGCTGACACCTTGTCTGATTTGGTTCAGAGAGCTGCTAATCTTGCTGAGCA GCACCAAGGTGAGGCAGTGACTGTGGAGACCATCGCAGCCAATTCTCTAGCAGAATCTGAGAAAGCCGTAGATCTCATCCGTGGTGTCATCAGCCGAGAAAATAAGGTCAAAGACGAGCTCAGGGACCTCAAAAGACA GTATGAAGCAGATGTAACTAAAGTGCTTAACATGGATAACAAGGCCATTCAGCTGACTGATGCAGCGGTTAAGGAGAGCGAAGTGGCTCAGAATGCTCTTAAACAGTTATCTGACCTGGAGAAGAAGCTTCCGAAGCCCCTGAAG aAGGACATTGCTGGTGTGCTTTCGAAGTTTGATGGTCTGAAGGGTATGGTGGAAGGGAATTTATCACAGTACCAGGACTTTCAGCAGTACATGCTCAGTGAGCAGAAAGAGACAGATGATCTGTTCAACAAGGCCAAGGGTTTCCAACAG GTTCAAGACAAACTTCTCGCCAGGGCAAATGCAGCTgaagcaattaaaaataaatctctgGAAATCTTTGCCAACAACAAGGATAGTCTGGATAAGACACTAGAGACGCTCAAAG GATTTGATGACCAGATCAGTAGCAGTAAGGATCTGGCAGATGCCGCTATTAGAAAACTTCCTGCTATCAATGCCACAATCCAGAAGGCTGCAGCTGACAACATTAAGACTCAGGACATTCTAGATGCAATGTCTACTCACTACAGAGATGCTCAGGAAACCATTGACAGTCTTACAAGCACTGCAAACAAACTGGAG GGAATGACCAATGCTCTTCCACCCTCTTTGGATATTTTGGAAGCTGCCACTAAACTGAAAGAGGACGTGGATGGACTGAAGACAGGGACAACTGTAACTAGAGACAAAATGAATGAAGAGAAAAACAAGGCAAAAGCACAGTTAACTCAAGCCAAGAAT GCTATCTTGGCGTCCACTGGGGCACTTGAAAACGCGAAGAACGCCAGGGATGCTGTTAACGATACTTTGAAGACAATCACTGATATTATGAGCTCACTGGGTG GGACCGTTCCTGGGATAGTTGACGACACACGACTGGCCGAGCTAGAGGACGCCGTCACTAAAAGCCGCAGCCGTGTGGAGAAGGAGCTGAGGCCCAGACTCAGGGACCTGGAGCAGAAGGAAGCCCAGCAGAGAGCCACCATTGCAGGCATGATCAATGACATTGACACCATCCTGGCTGACATTGCCAACTTAGAGGAGATCCGTAAAAGCATTCCCAATGGCTGTTATAATATACCACCTATTGAAAGGCCATAA
- the nmnat2 gene encoding nicotinamide/nicotinic acid mononucleotide adenylyltransferase 2 — protein sequence MTETTKTHVILLSCGSFNPITKGHIHMFEKAREYLHKTGRFIVIGGIISPVHDSYGKPGLVSSRHRLTMCQLAVQSSDWIRVDPWECYQDTWQTTCSVLEHHRDLMKRVTGCILSNVNTPSTTPVIGQPQNGTSPIYQNTANKSVAIKLWGKMSESLGKICCVRPHMERFTFVDENANLGTAVRYEEIELRILLLCGSDLLESFCIPGLWNESDMEVIVGDFGIVVVPRDGADTERIMNHSSVLRKHKDNIIVVKDEIDHPMSVVSSTKSRLALQHGDGHVVDYLSQPVIDYILQSQLYINASG from the exons ATGACGGAGACCACTAAAACGCATGTCATTTTGCTATCATGTGGAAGCTTCAACCCCATCACGAAGGGACACATTCATATGTTCG AAAAAGCCAGAGAGTACCTACACAAGACTGGACGATTCATTGTGATTGGGGGTATCATCTCACCTGTACATGATTCCTATGGCAAGCCG GGCCTTGTCTCAAGCAGACATCGTCTCACCATGTGTCAGCTGGCAGTTCAGTCCTCTGATTGGATCAG AGTGGATCCTTGGGAGTGCTACCAGGACACCTGGCAGACCACTTGCAGCGTTTTGGAGCATCACCGAGACCTAATGAAG AGAGTCACAGGGTGCATTCTGTCCAATGTGAACACACCTTCCACAACTCCTGTGATTGGCCAGCCCCAAAATGGAACGTCTCCTATTTATCAAAACACAGCTAACAAGTCTGTGGCTA tTAAACTTTGGGGAAAGATGAGTGAAAGTCTGGGTAAAATTTGCTGTGTTCGCCCACATATGGAGCGTTTTACCTTTGTTG ACGAAAATGCCAACCTTGGTACTGCAGTGCGCTACGAGGAAATCG AGTTGCGTATCCTGCTCCTCTGTGGCAGTGATCTTCTGGAATCTTTCTGCATCCCTGGCTTGTGGAACGAAAGTGAT ATGGAAGTGATTGTAGGGGATTTCGGGATAGTGGTGGTTCCTCGGGATGGAGCTGACACAGAAAGAATAATGAACCATTCATCTGTGCTCCGAAAGCATAAG GACAATATAATCGTCGTAAAGGATGAAATCGACCACCCGATGTCAGTCGTCAGTTCCACCAAGAGCAG ACTGGCTCTTCAGCACGGCGACGGTCACGTAGTGGATTACCTGAGCCAGCCTGTCATCGACTACATCCTGCAGAGTCAGCTCTACATCAACGCTTCTGGATAG